The Catenulispora sp. MAP5-51 genome has a window encoding:
- a CDS encoding indolepyruvate ferredoxin oxidoreductase subunit alpha: protein MSALIAEVRACQGCGACLLTCPEHAIRPRAATLVVQPDRCTGCGECVEVCPVDAIVLLERPIETEHRR from the coding sequence ATGAGCGCCCTGATCGCCGAGGTGCGCGCCTGCCAGGGGTGCGGCGCCTGCCTGCTCACGTGTCCCGAGCACGCCATCCGGCCCCGTGCCGCGACCCTCGTCGTCCAGCCCGACCGGTGCACCGGATGCGGGGAGTGCGTCGAGGTGTGCCCGGTCGACGCCATCGTCCTGCTCGAACGACCCATCGAGACGGAGCACCGCCGATGA
- a CDS encoding EamA family transporter: MRNPRHIALALTIVLIWGVNFVAIGHALQGFPPILLAAVRFALTGLAAFFVPRPKEVRWYWIGGISAFMFFGQYVLLFTGMAHGMPDGLASLVLQSQAPFTVLAAALLLGEKTGPRQAAGIVAAVAGLAVIGAGRGGNVPLGSLLLVIGAGASWALGSICNRKAGAANGFALMVWASVYAAPPLLAVSLLTEGPHRIGHAFAHLHAGPVLGLLYIVLLSTFVGMGAWVVLITKYPASAVAPYTLGVPPIGILAALIANGERMTALEVAGSVAVLAGLVAIVWPGAKRKAVRIVPEPSVPAARVEESTQAA; the protein is encoded by the coding sequence ATGCGCAATCCCCGCCACATCGCCCTGGCGCTGACGATCGTCCTGATCTGGGGCGTCAACTTCGTCGCGATCGGCCACGCCCTGCAAGGTTTCCCGCCGATCCTGCTGGCCGCGGTGCGCTTCGCGCTGACCGGCCTGGCCGCGTTCTTCGTCCCGCGCCCCAAGGAGGTGCGCTGGTACTGGATCGGCGGCATCAGCGCCTTCATGTTCTTCGGCCAGTACGTGCTGCTGTTCACCGGCATGGCGCACGGGATGCCCGACGGCCTGGCCTCGCTGGTGCTGCAGAGCCAGGCGCCGTTCACGGTGCTGGCCGCCGCGCTGCTGCTCGGCGAGAAGACCGGCCCGCGCCAGGCCGCCGGGATCGTGGCAGCGGTCGCCGGGCTGGCCGTGATCGGCGCCGGACGCGGCGGGAACGTGCCGCTGGGCTCGCTGCTGCTGGTGATCGGCGCCGGCGCGTCGTGGGCGCTGGGCTCGATCTGCAACCGCAAGGCCGGGGCCGCGAACGGCTTCGCGCTGATGGTGTGGGCGAGCGTGTACGCGGCGCCCCCGCTGCTGGCGGTCTCGCTGCTGACCGAGGGGCCGCACCGGATCGGGCACGCCTTCGCACACCTGCACGCCGGTCCCGTCCTCGGCCTGCTCTACATCGTGCTGCTGTCGACCTTCGTCGGCATGGGCGCCTGGGTGGTGCTGATCACCAAGTACCCGGCCTCGGCCGTGGCGCCCTACACCCTGGGCGTCCCGCCGATCGGGATCCTCGCGGCGCTGATCGCGAACGGCGAGCGGATGACCGCGCTGGAGGTCGCCGGGTCCGTGGCGGTGCTGGCCGGGCTGGTGGCGATCGTGTGGCCGGGCGCCAAGCGCAAGGCTGTGCGAATCGTCCCGGAACCGTCCGTGCCCGCCGCTAGAGTCGAGGAGTCCACACAGGCCGCCTGA
- a CDS encoding sirohydrochlorin chelatase, translated as MTALLIVGHGTRDADGAQDFRAFVQRVARRAPQAVEAVDGGFIELSAPPVGEAATRLVEAGHRRVAAVPLVLVAAGHAKGDIPGSLNRERLRHPGLSFSYGRPLGVHPTILALLEARLDAVLPREERAEAAVLLVGRGSTDPDANAEVYRAARLLWEGRGIGMVETAFVSLAHPSVEEGLERCRRLGAKRIVVLPYFLFRGVLPDRIAEQAAGYDVAPVIGDCDELADLVLERHAEAVAGDIRMNCDTCVYRIAMPGFEDKVGAAQAPHHHPDEDGHSHHHGHAHSHG; from the coding sequence ATGACCGCCCTGCTCATCGTCGGCCACGGCACCCGCGACGCCGACGGCGCCCAGGACTTCCGCGCCTTCGTGCAGCGCGTGGCCCGCCGCGCGCCGCAGGCCGTCGAGGCGGTGGACGGCGGCTTCATCGAGCTGTCCGCGCCGCCGGTCGGCGAGGCGGCGACCCGCCTGGTCGAGGCCGGGCACCGGCGGGTGGCCGCGGTGCCGCTGGTGCTGGTCGCCGCCGGCCACGCCAAGGGCGACATCCCCGGCTCGCTGAACCGCGAGCGGCTGCGCCACCCGGGTCTGTCCTTCTCCTACGGACGCCCGCTCGGCGTGCACCCGACCATCCTGGCGCTGCTCGAAGCGCGCCTGGACGCCGTCCTGCCGCGCGAGGAGCGGGCCGAGGCCGCCGTCCTGCTCGTCGGGCGCGGCTCGACCGATCCCGACGCCAACGCCGAGGTCTACCGCGCCGCGCGCCTGCTGTGGGAGGGGCGCGGCATCGGGATGGTCGAGACGGCCTTCGTCTCCCTCGCGCATCCGTCGGTCGAGGAAGGCTTGGAGCGCTGCCGGCGCCTGGGCGCCAAGCGCATCGTGGTCCTGCCCTACTTCCTGTTCCGGGGCGTGCTGCCGGACCGCATCGCCGAGCAGGCCGCCGGTTACGACGTCGCGCCGGTCATCGGGGACTGCGACGAACTCGCCGACCTGGTCCTGGAACGCCACGCCGAGGCCGTCGCCGGCGACATCCGCATGAACTGCGACACCTGCGTGTACCGGATCGCCATGCCGGGGTTCGAGGACAAGGTCGGCGCGGCGCAGGCCCCGCACCACCACCCCGACGAGGACGGCCACAGCCACCACCACGGTCATGCGCACTCGCATGGCTGA
- a CDS encoding TldD/PmbA family protein, protein MSSSYLDAADQAVEHALALGARYADARVMHRRTESMSARNGAVEALDQGETVGIGVRALVGSSWGFFATPHLDASSVRAAGRQAVEIAKASSRVPGPASMITADPEVGSWASGCEVDPLAVPVSEKGDLLTAATAEMRAQGADIATGLYQIWDTRKWFVSSEGHRIDQHIRECGGGISATAVGERETQVRSYPSRRGQYGTRGWELVAELDLASHAARVADEAQALLRAPQCPSGQTTLILGGEQLALQIHESVGHAIELDRILGWEAAYAGTSWLDLAELGTLRYGSELMNIVIDATHPGALGSFGYDDEGTKAGRRDAVRNGIWTGVLAGRESAAVAGLDYAGSVRSMDWSRLPIVRMTNVGLEPGPHTLEEIIAATDDGVFMDLNRSWSIDDKRLNFQFGCEVGYEVKNGKLGRMVKNPTYTGIGPTFWQSMDMLSHEIVAWGTPNCGKGQPGQVGHTGHPAAPARFQNVRVGVRG, encoded by the coding sequence ATGAGCAGCAGCTACCTCGACGCGGCCGACCAGGCCGTGGAGCACGCGCTCGCGCTGGGGGCCCGCTACGCCGACGCCCGCGTCATGCACCGCAGGACCGAGTCCATGTCCGCCCGCAACGGTGCCGTGGAGGCGCTGGACCAGGGGGAGACGGTCGGCATCGGGGTGCGGGCGCTGGTGGGGTCCAGCTGGGGCTTCTTCGCGACGCCGCATCTGGATGCCTCGTCGGTCCGGGCGGCGGGTCGGCAGGCGGTGGAGATCGCCAAGGCCTCCTCGCGGGTGCCGGGTCCGGCTTCCATGATCACGGCCGATCCCGAGGTCGGGAGCTGGGCCAGCGGGTGCGAGGTGGATCCGCTGGCGGTGCCGGTGTCGGAGAAGGGCGACCTGCTGACGGCGGCGACCGCGGAGATGCGGGCGCAGGGTGCTGACATCGCGACCGGCCTGTACCAGATCTGGGACACCCGCAAGTGGTTCGTCTCCTCCGAGGGGCACCGGATCGACCAGCACATCCGCGAGTGCGGCGGCGGGATCTCGGCCACCGCGGTGGGCGAGCGCGAGACCCAGGTCCGCTCCTACCCCTCGCGGCGCGGCCAGTACGGGACCCGCGGCTGGGAGCTGGTCGCCGAGCTCGACCTGGCCTCGCACGCCGCGCGGGTCGCCGACGAGGCCCAGGCGCTGCTGCGCGCTCCGCAGTGCCCCTCCGGGCAGACCACGCTGATCCTGGGCGGGGAGCAGTTGGCGTTGCAGATCCACGAGTCCGTCGGGCACGCCATCGAGCTGGACCGGATCCTGGGCTGGGAAGCGGCGTACGCCGGGACCTCGTGGCTGGACCTGGCCGAGCTCGGCACGCTGCGCTATGGCAGCGAGCTGATGAACATCGTCATCGACGCCACCCACCCCGGCGCGCTGGGCTCCTTCGGCTACGACGACGAGGGCACCAAGGCCGGCCGGCGCGACGCGGTCCGCAACGGCATCTGGACCGGGGTGCTGGCGGGGCGGGAGAGCGCGGCGGTCGCAGGGCTCGACTACGCCGGCAGCGTCCGGTCGATGGACTGGTCGCGGCTGCCGATCGTGCGGATGACCAACGTCGGCCTGGAGCCGGGCCCGCACACCCTGGAGGAGATCATCGCCGCGACCGACGACGGGGTGTTCATGGACCTGAACCGGTCATGGTCGATCGATGACAAGAGATTGAACTTCCAGTTCGGCTGCGAGGTCGGCTACGAGGTGAAGAACGGCAAGCTCGGCCGGATGGTGAAGAACCCCACCTACACCGGCATCGGCCCGACGTTCTGGCAGAGCATGGACATGCTCTCCCACGAGATCGTCGCCTGGGGCACGCCGAACTGCGGCAAGGGGCAGCCCGGCCAGGTCGGGCACACCGGGCACCCGGCGGCGCCGGCCCGGTTCCAGAACGTGCGAGTGGGGGTGCGCGGATGA
- a CDS encoding TldD/PmbA family protein, with amino-acid sequence MSPDTTVRTETAERVLEAARTAAGGSADVDVTVEHEHLALTRFANSYIHQNVASDTDTVTLRIHAEGRTAVNATTVTDDAGLAALVERTVAAVRLSPADPGWAGLSGRAALPAASADPDLATGCAGPEARAEQVKAFVDAVGGLTAAGFYRNRLVVTAYANSAGQSVHGTVAEATIDGIAKTATSDGAARQASRLMSDLDGAALGARAAAKALASQDPVELEPGEYEVVLEPTAVSDLLWVMSDYGFNGKALTEGTSFARLGEQQFDPSVSLTDDPLSGPAAGPLFDAEGTPRDRLDLVRDGVTRAVAHDRRSAREAGAGAVSTGHADARSAVHGAIPINVRLDPTLGLAPTEVEGPAADSSVQALVARVRRGLLVTDHWYTRCLDPRRLVMTGLTRNGVWLIENGEITRPVKNLRFTQSYPEALAPGRVLGIGTHAPAFASRYGPVSAMAPALRLAGWNFTGGASG; translated from the coding sequence ATGAGCCCGGACACCACGGTGCGCACCGAGACCGCCGAGCGGGTGCTCGAGGCCGCGCGCACGGCCGCCGGCGGCTCGGCGGACGTGGACGTGACGGTCGAGCACGAGCACCTCGCGCTCACCCGCTTCGCCAATTCCTACATCCACCAGAACGTCGCCAGCGACACCGACACCGTGACCCTGCGGATCCACGCCGAAGGCCGCACCGCGGTGAACGCCACCACGGTCACCGACGACGCGGGCCTGGCGGCGCTGGTCGAGCGGACGGTGGCCGCGGTGCGCCTGTCCCCGGCCGACCCGGGCTGGGCCGGCCTGTCCGGCCGCGCGGCGCTCCCGGCGGCCTCGGCCGACCCGGACCTGGCGACCGGCTGCGCCGGCCCGGAGGCGCGCGCCGAGCAGGTGAAGGCGTTCGTCGACGCGGTCGGCGGACTCACCGCGGCCGGGTTCTACCGCAACCGGCTGGTGGTCACGGCGTACGCGAACTCCGCGGGCCAGAGCGTCCACGGCACCGTGGCCGAGGCCACGATCGACGGCATCGCCAAGACCGCCACCTCCGACGGCGCCGCCCGCCAGGCCTCGCGCCTGATGAGCGACCTGGACGGCGCCGCGCTCGGCGCCCGCGCCGCCGCCAAGGCGCTGGCGTCGCAGGACCCTGTCGAACTCGAACCCGGCGAGTACGAGGTCGTCCTGGAGCCCACGGCGGTCAGCGACCTGCTGTGGGTCATGTCCGACTACGGCTTCAACGGCAAGGCGCTGACCGAGGGCACCTCGTTCGCCAGGCTCGGGGAGCAGCAGTTCGACCCCTCGGTGAGCCTGACCGACGACCCCCTGTCGGGCCCGGCCGCCGGCCCGCTGTTCGACGCCGAGGGCACCCCGCGCGACCGCCTGGACCTGGTCCGCGACGGGGTGACCCGGGCCGTCGCGCACGACCGCCGCTCGGCCCGCGAGGCCGGCGCGGGCGCCGTCAGCACCGGGCACGCCGACGCCCGCAGCGCGGTGCACGGGGCGATCCCGATCAACGTGCGCCTGGACCCGACGCTCGGCCTGGCCCCGACCGAGGTCGAAGGCCCGGCCGCGGACTCCTCGGTCCAGGCGCTGGTGGCGCGGGTCCGGCGCGGACTACTGGTGACAGACCACTGGTACACGCGCTGCCTGGATCCGCGCCGCCTGGTGATGACCGGGCTGACCCGCAACGGTGTCTGGCTGATCGAGAACGGCGAGATCACCCGGCCGGTGAAGAACCTGCGCTTCACGCAGTCCTACCCGGAGGCGCTGGCCCCGGGGCGGGTGCTGGGGATCGGGACGCACGCTCCGGCGTTCGCTTCGAGGTACGGGCCGGTTTCGGCGATGGCGCCGGCTCTGCGGCTGGCCGGGTGGAACTTCACGGGCGGGGCCAGCGGGTGA
- a CDS encoding ATP-dependent RecD-like DNA helicase, with protein MAAPTIEPQGTLAVVEGVLERITFANEETGYTVARVDTGRGAGDLLTVVGALLGAQPGESLRMRGRWGSHPQYGRQFTVENYTTVLPATVAGIQKYLGSGLIKGIGPKTAEKIVGHFGVDTLAVIEQAPERLIEVPTLGPKRTKLIAAAWIEQKAIKEVMVFLQSVGVTTSISVRIYKEYGDAAIDVVKQEPYKLASDVWGIGFKTADAIAVAVGIPHDSPERVKAGIQYALSQSSDAGNCYLPRERLLAESVKILTVDTDLAARCLDELIEAEGVVAEDIPDLDGYDPDEPIRAIYLVPFHRAEASLAAQLRRLLEAPDDRLGSFTDVDWDKALGWLKERTGADLAPAQTEAVKLALTSKVSVLTGGPGCGKSFTVRSIVELAQAKRARVVLAAPTGKAAKRLTELTGAEAMTVHRLLELKPGGDAAYDRDRPLEADLVVVDEASMLDVLLANKLAKAVAPGAHLLLVGDVDQLPSVGAGEVLRDLLAAPRVPRVRLTQVFRQAQQSGVVVNAHRINSGKPLELAGFDDFFLFVEDETEDAARVAVELATTRIPKRFGFDPRRDIQVLTPMHRGPAGAGTLNGLLQETLTPSQPSRPEKRFGGRTFRVGDKVTQIRNNYDKGKNGVFNGTGGVITSMALEEQTLVVRTDEDEDVAYEFAELDELQHAYAMTVHRSQGSEYPVVVVPVTMSAWMMLQRNLLYTAVTRAKKLVVLVGSKRALAQAIRTMSAGKRHTGLDYRLR; from the coding sequence TTGGCCGCACCGACCATCGAGCCCCAAGGCACCCTCGCGGTCGTCGAAGGCGTCCTGGAGCGGATCACCTTCGCCAACGAGGAGACCGGCTACACCGTCGCCCGCGTGGACACCGGGCGCGGCGCCGGGGACCTGCTGACGGTCGTCGGCGCGCTCCTGGGGGCGCAGCCCGGCGAATCGCTGCGGATGCGCGGCCGCTGGGGCTCACATCCGCAGTACGGCAGGCAGTTCACCGTAGAGAACTACACAACGGTGCTGCCGGCGACCGTCGCGGGCATCCAGAAATACCTCGGCTCCGGCCTGATCAAGGGCATCGGCCCCAAGACCGCAGAGAAGATCGTCGGCCACTTCGGTGTGGACACCCTCGCGGTGATCGAACAGGCCCCGGAGCGCCTCATCGAAGTCCCGACGCTGGGCCCCAAGCGGACCAAGCTGATCGCCGCGGCCTGGATCGAGCAGAAGGCCATCAAAGAGGTCATGGTCTTCCTGCAGTCGGTCGGGGTGACCACGTCGATCTCGGTACGGATCTACAAGGAATACGGCGACGCGGCGATCGACGTCGTGAAACAGGAGCCGTACAAACTCGCCTCGGACGTCTGGGGCATCGGCTTCAAGACCGCCGACGCGATCGCCGTGGCCGTGGGCATCCCGCACGACTCCCCGGAGCGGGTGAAGGCCGGCATCCAGTACGCACTGTCACAGAGCTCTGACGCCGGCAACTGCTACCTCCCGCGCGAAAGACTGCTGGCCGAATCGGTCAAGATCCTGACCGTGGACACCGACCTGGCCGCACGCTGCCTGGACGAGCTGATCGAGGCCGAGGGCGTCGTCGCCGAGGACATCCCCGACCTGGACGGCTACGACCCCGACGAGCCGATCCGCGCCATCTACCTCGTCCCCTTCCACCGCGCCGAAGCCTCCCTGGCCGCGCAACTGCGCCGACTGCTGGAGGCCCCGGACGACCGCCTCGGGTCCTTCACCGACGTGGACTGGGACAAGGCCCTGGGCTGGCTGAAGGAGCGCACCGGCGCCGACCTCGCACCGGCCCAGACCGAGGCGGTGAAGCTGGCCCTGACCTCCAAAGTCAGCGTCCTGACCGGCGGTCCGGGCTGCGGCAAGTCGTTCACGGTGCGCTCCATCGTGGAGCTGGCCCAGGCCAAGCGCGCCCGCGTGGTCCTGGCCGCCCCGACCGGCAAGGCCGCCAAGCGCCTGACCGAACTGACCGGCGCCGAGGCGATGACCGTGCACCGCCTGCTGGAACTCAAGCCCGGCGGCGACGCGGCCTACGACCGGGACCGGCCCCTGGAGGCCGACCTGGTGGTCGTGGACGAGGCCTCGATGCTGGACGTGCTCCTGGCCAACAAGCTGGCCAAAGCAGTCGCCCCAGGCGCGCACCTGCTCCTGGTCGGCGACGTGGACCAGCTGCCCTCGGTCGGCGCCGGCGAGGTCCTGCGCGATCTGCTGGCCGCCCCGCGGGTGCCGCGCGTCCGGCTGACCCAGGTGTTCCGCCAAGCCCAACAGTCGGGCGTCGTGGTGAACGCGCACCGCATCAACTCCGGCAAACCACTGGAGCTGGCCGGCTTCGACGACTTCTTCCTGTTCGTCGAAGACGAAACCGAGGACGCGGCACGCGTCGCCGTGGAACTGGCCACGACTCGCATCCCCAAACGCTTCGGCTTCGACCCCCGCCGCGACATCCAGGTCCTGACCCCGATGCACCGAGGACCGGCCGGCGCCGGCACCCTGAACGGTCTGCTCCAGGAGACACTGACCCCCTCACAGCCCTCCCGTCCGGAGAAACGCTTCGGCGGCCGCACCTTCCGCGTCGGCGACAAGGTGACCCAGATCCGCAACAACTACGACAAGGGCAAAAACGGCGTCTTCAACGGCACCGGCGGCGTCATCACCTCGATGGCCCTCGAAGAGCAGACCCTGGTAGTGCGCACGGACGAGGACGAGGACGTGGCATACGAGTTCGCCGAACTGGACGAGCTACAGCACGCATACGCCATGACCGTGCACCGCTCACAGGGCTCTGAATACCCGGTAGTCGTGGTCCCGGTGACGATGAGCGCCTGGATGATGCTTCAACGGAACCTGCTCTACACCGCGGTGACGCGCGCGAAGAAGCTGGTGGTCCTGGTCGGCTCGAAGCGGGCCCTGGCCCAAGCGATCCGCACGATGTCGGCAGGCAAGCGCCACACCGGACTGGACTACCGCCTCCGATGA
- the cobC gene encoding Rv2231c family pyridoxal phosphate-dependent protein CobC codes for MAEEAREDLRHHGDAELLDAEVPIRHDFAVNVRVKEPPRWLRDRLAEGLETLAAYPDARAATEAVAERHGRTPDEVLLTSGAAEAFVLLARVLRPRRALVVHPQFTEPEAALRGAGHAVERHILTGDFTLDSEKVPTGPDLVMLGNPTNPTSVLHPASAIESLRGAGRTVVVDEAFIDGIPGETESLAGHPDIVVIRSLTKTWGLAGLRVGYVLAPAPIVRALKEVQPLWSVSSLALIAARAVCDPDAVAEAEALAKQADQDRDHLLARLAEVPGLVVPAASRAPFVLVRAPDAVRIRARLRAEGIAVRRGDTFPGLGPEWLRVAVRDRAATDLLVDRWHQLTEAVR; via the coding sequence ATGGCTGAGGAAGCCCGGGAGGATCTGCGCCACCACGGTGACGCGGAGCTGCTGGACGCCGAGGTGCCCATCCGGCACGACTTCGCCGTCAACGTCCGCGTGAAGGAGCCCCCGCGCTGGCTGCGCGACCGCCTGGCCGAGGGCCTGGAGACGCTGGCCGCCTACCCCGACGCCCGCGCCGCCACCGAGGCCGTCGCCGAGCGCCACGGCCGCACGCCGGACGAGGTGCTGCTCACCTCGGGCGCGGCGGAGGCGTTCGTGCTGCTTGCCAGGGTTCTGCGACCCCGGCGCGCGCTCGTGGTGCATCCCCAGTTCACCGAGCCCGAAGCCGCCTTGCGGGGCGCCGGTCACGCGGTCGAGCGCCACATCCTGACCGGCGACTTCACCCTCGACTCGGAGAAGGTCCCCACCGGGCCCGACTTGGTGATGCTCGGCAACCCGACGAACCCGACCTCGGTCCTGCATCCGGCCTCGGCGATCGAGAGCCTCCGCGGAGCCGGCCGCACCGTCGTCGTCGACGAGGCCTTCATCGACGGCATCCCCGGCGAGACCGAGTCGCTGGCCGGCCACCCGGATATCGTCGTCATCAGGAGCCTGACGAAGACGTGGGGTCTGGCCGGGCTTCGGGTCGGCTACGTCCTCGCGCCGGCGCCGATTGTCAGGGCGCTGAAAGAAGTGCAGCCGCTGTGGTCGGTCTCCTCGCTGGCCCTCATCGCCGCCCGGGCGGTCTGCGACCCGGACGCCGTGGCCGAGGCCGAGGCCCTGGCCAAGCAGGCCGACCAGGACCGGGACCACCTGCTGGCCCGCCTGGCCGAGGTTCCCGGCCTCGTCGTCCCGGCGGCCTCGCGGGCCCCGTTCGTGCTGGTCAGAGCCCCGGACGCGGTTCGGATCCGGGCCCGGCTGCGGGCCGAGGGCATCGCGGTGCGCCGCGGCGACACCTTCCCGGGCCTGGGCCCCGAATGGCTGCGCGTGGCGGTGCGCGACCGGGCGGCCACCGACCTGCTGGTCGACCGCTGGCACCAGCTCACCGAGGCGGTCCGGTAA
- a CDS encoding 1-aminocyclopropane-1-carboxylate deaminase/D-cysteine desulfhydrase, which produces MTDLILHFDSNKPRKLKYNLEKARKSGASTLLTFGGAYSNHIRAVASAGHAEGFATIGVIRGEEHLPLNESLAFAVSQGMRLVYMDRETYRTKKSAKTRRFLESCFGDFFLIPEGGSNPAAVRGCAELPGEIAEPFDVICCPVGTGGTLAGIAAGLAPGQTAIGFATLKGGFLTKEVAELQRQTYGKIFDNWHIENGYHFGGYAKVPPELDAFAGQFGAEHGFEVDRIYVAKMLYGITEMIEAGRFAPEARIIAVITTG; this is translated from the coding sequence ATGACCGACCTCATCCTGCACTTCGACAGCAACAAGCCGCGCAAACTGAAGTACAACCTGGAGAAGGCCCGCAAGTCCGGCGCCTCAACACTGCTGACATTCGGCGGCGCCTACTCCAACCACATCCGCGCAGTAGCGTCGGCCGGCCACGCCGAGGGCTTCGCGACCATCGGCGTGATCCGGGGCGAGGAACACCTGCCACTGAACGAGTCGCTGGCCTTCGCGGTATCGCAGGGCATGCGCTTGGTGTACATGGACCGGGAGACGTACCGGACAAAGAAGTCGGCCAAAACACGGCGGTTCCTGGAGAGCTGCTTCGGCGACTTCTTCCTGATCCCCGAGGGCGGCTCGAATCCAGCAGCAGTACGAGGATGCGCAGAACTACCGGGCGAAATCGCAGAGCCCTTCGACGTGATCTGCTGCCCGGTCGGCACCGGCGGAACGCTCGCCGGAATCGCAGCCGGCCTCGCACCGGGACAAACGGCGATCGGATTCGCAACGCTGAAGGGCGGCTTCCTGACGAAGGAGGTCGCCGAACTCCAACGGCAGACCTACGGCAAGATCTTCGACAACTGGCACATCGAGAACGGCTACCACTTCGGCGGCTACGCGAAGGTTCCGCCGGAGCTGGACGCCTTCGCCGGGCAGTTCGGGGCCGAGCACGGCTTCGAGGTGGACCGGATCTATGTCGCCAAGATGCTGTACGGCATCACGGAGATGATCGAGGCCGGGAGGTTCGCCCCCGAGGCCCGGATCATCGCGGTGATCACGACCGGGTGA
- a CDS encoding precorrin-8X methylmutase, whose protein sequence is MTARTVHPIEAESYRILRSQLDTSALPPHTRAVLERVIHASADFDYATDLVVDEAALAHAAAVLAAGAPIVADVEMVAAGITRRDALCAIKDPAAPPLAADLGITRSAAALRIAAEQAGPGAVYVIGCAPTALFELIAIAEQARPALVIGLPVGFVGAAESKAALRESALPAVSNVSGKGGSAVAAAALNALIYRDLLKEGTTS, encoded by the coding sequence ATGACCGCCCGCACCGTCCATCCCATCGAGGCCGAGTCCTACCGCATCCTGCGCTCGCAGCTCGACACCTCCGCGCTCCCGCCGCACACGCGGGCTGTCCTCGAGCGCGTCATCCACGCCAGCGCCGATTTCGACTACGCCACCGACCTCGTCGTCGACGAGGCCGCGCTGGCGCACGCCGCCGCCGTGCTCGCCGCCGGCGCGCCGATCGTCGCGGACGTCGAGATGGTCGCCGCGGGCATCACCCGCCGCGACGCGTTGTGCGCCATCAAGGACCCCGCCGCGCCGCCGCTGGCCGCCGACCTCGGCATCACGCGCTCCGCCGCCGCGCTGCGCATCGCCGCCGAGCAGGCCGGGCCCGGCGCCGTCTACGTCATCGGCTGCGCGCCCACCGCGCTGTTCGAGCTCATCGCCATCGCCGAGCAGGCCCGTCCCGCGCTGGTCATCGGGCTGCCGGTGGGCTTCGTCGGGGCGGCCGAGTCGAAGGCGGCGCTGCGCGAGTCCGCGCTGCCGGCGGTGTCGAACGTCTCGGGCAAGGGCGGCTCGGCCGTCGCCGCCGCCGCACTCAATGCCCTGATCTACCGGGATCTGCTGAAAGAAGGCACCACATCATGA